A window of Equus caballus isolate H_3958 breed thoroughbred chromosome 10, TB-T2T, whole genome shotgun sequence contains these coding sequences:
- the LOC100065203 gene encoding zinc finger protein 613 isoform X2 gives MIKDQELLTLEDVAVEFTWEEWQLLAPAQRNLYRDVMLENYSNLVSVGCQASKPDALSRLEQGEPWTTEDGIHRRTCPEIKKDAGHQLGHLQNRRCLKRMEQYHKHNAFGNVHRSKSNFPLRQKDISDLHGKTLKSNLSLVNRNRSYEVKNLVEVNRNAKSFLHTKHGHFHTEIKFSECVNSTNTNLQFIKHQRTQKTDKPHVCTECGKAFIKKSRLIDHQRVHTGEKPHGCPICGKAFSRKSRLTEHQKTHVGEKRYECTECDKAFPKKSRLLIHQKIHTGEKPYVCNDCGKGFIKKSRLINHQRVHTGEKPHACSLCDKAFSRKSRLTEHQRTHTGEKPYECTECDKTFRWKSQLNAHQKTHTGEKSYICSECGKGFIQKGNLIVHQRTHTGEKPYICSECGKGFIQKGNLLIHQRTHTGEKPYVCTECGKGFSQKTCLISHQRFHTGKTPFVCTECGKSCSHKSGLINHQRIHTGEKPYTCSDCGKAFRDKSCLNRHRRTHTGERPYGCSDCGKAFSHLSCLVYHKGMLHAREKRVGSVKLENPFSKTHSSSHANELLQEKNPVNMVTMQMPAVAAQTSFHISGLLADRKVAIVGQPGARCPPSADNRICTEKPYECSECGSAFRDQLRHILCHKKHTGINCGTVMVEKTLE, from the exons atgatcAAGGATCAG GAATTGCTGACCCTGGAGGACGTGGCTGTGGAGTTCACCTGGGAGGAGTGGCAGCTCCTGGCCCCTGCTCAGAGGAACCTGTACCGGGATGTGATGTTGGAGAACTATAGCAACCTGGTGTCCGTGG GGTGTCAAGCCAGCAAGCCAGATGCACTCTCCAGATTGGAACAAGGAGAACCGTGGACAACAGAAGATGGCATCCACAGACGAACTTGtccag aAATCAAGAAAGATGCTGGTCATCAACTGGGGCACTTGCAAAATCGAAGATGTCTAAAGAGGATGGAACAATACCATAAACATAATGCATTTGGAAACGTTCATCGGAGTAAAAGTAATTTTCCTTTACGGCAAAAAGATATATCTGACTTACATGGGAAAACTTTGAAATCAAATTTAAGTTTAGTCAACAGGAACAGAAGCTATGAAGTAAAGAACCTTGTTGAAGttaatagaaatgcaaaatccTTCCTCCACACAAAGCATGGGCACTTTCATACTGAAATTAAATTTTCTGAATGTGTAAATTCTACAAACACAAATTTACAATTCATTAAGCATCAAAGAACTCAAAAGACAGATAAACCCCATGTATGCactgaatgtgggaaagccttcatcAAGAAGTCTCGCCTCATTGATCATCAGAGAGtccatacaggagagaaacctcaTGGATGTCCTAtatgtgggaaagccttctcCAGAAAGTCCAGGCTCACTGAGCATCAGAAGACTCATGTAGGAGAGAAGCGGTATGAATGCACTGAATGTGACAAAGCCTTCCCCAAGAAATCGCGGCTGCTTATTCATCAGAAaattcatacaggagagaaaccctatgtaTGCAACGACTGTGGAAAAGGCTTCATCAAGAAGTCTCGGCTCATTAATCATCAGAGagttcacacaggagagaagcctCATGCATGCAGTCTATGTGACAAGGCATTCTCCAGAAAGTCCAGGCTTACTGAGCATCAGAGAACTCATACAGGAGAAAAACCGTATGAATGCACTGAATGTGACAAAACATTCCGCTGGAAATCACAGCTCAATGCACATCAGAAAACTCATACGGGAGAGAAATCATATATATGCAGTGAGTGTGGAAAAGGCTTCATTCAGAAGGGCAATCTCATTGTACATCAgcgaactcacactggagagaaaccttatatatgcagtgaatgtgggaaaggtTTCATTCAGAAGGGCAATCTCCTTATACATCAacgaactcacactggagagaagccctatgtATGCACTGAATGTGGGAAAGGCTTCAGCCAGAAGACATGCCTCATCTCACATCAGAGATTCCACACAGGAAAGACTCCCTTTGTATGTACTGAATGTGGAAAATCCTGTTCACACAAGTCTGGTCTCATTAaccatcagagaattcacacaggagagaaaccctatacaTGCAGTGACTGTGGGAAGGCTTTTAGAGATAAGTCATGCCTCAATAGACATCGGAGAACTCATACAGGAGAGAGACCATATGGGTGCTCTGACTGTGGGAAAGCCTTCTCCCACTTGTCATGCCTTGTTTATCATAAGGGAATGCTTCATGCAAGAGAGAAACGTGTAGGTTCAGTCAAGTTGGAGAATCCTTTCTCAAAGACTCACAGCTCTTCACATGCAAATGAACTCTTACAGGAGAAAAACCCTGTTAATATGGTGACCATGCAAATGCCTGCTGTGGCAGCTCAGACTTCCTTCCACATCAGTGGGCTTCTAGCAGATAGGAAGGTAGCCATTGTGGGACAGCCGGGTGCCAGATGTCCACCCTCAGCAGATAATAGAATTTGCacagagaaaccttatgaatgcaGTGAATGTGGTAGTGCCTTCCGTGATCAGTTACGTCATATTTTATGTCACAAGAAACATACaggaataaactgtggtacagtCATGGTGGAGAAAACCCTTGAATAA
- the LOC100065203 gene encoding zinc finger protein 613 isoform X1, whose amino-acid sequence MEWSPWAEKKQVLDRLVGKSRLASHVSSSRPCKYESFVGDRGLSTSKVELLTLEDVAVEFTWEEWQLLAPAQRNLYRDVMLENYSNLVSVGCQASKPDALSRLEQGEPWTTEDGIHRRTCPEIKKDAGHQLGHLQNRRCLKRMEQYHKHNAFGNVHRSKSNFPLRQKDISDLHGKTLKSNLSLVNRNRSYEVKNLVEVNRNAKSFLHTKHGHFHTEIKFSECVNSTNTNLQFIKHQRTQKTDKPHVCTECGKAFIKKSRLIDHQRVHTGEKPHGCPICGKAFSRKSRLTEHQKTHVGEKRYECTECDKAFPKKSRLLIHQKIHTGEKPYVCNDCGKGFIKKSRLINHQRVHTGEKPHACSLCDKAFSRKSRLTEHQRTHTGEKPYECTECDKTFRWKSQLNAHQKTHTGEKSYICSECGKGFIQKGNLIVHQRTHTGEKPYICSECGKGFIQKGNLLIHQRTHTGEKPYVCTECGKGFSQKTCLISHQRFHTGKTPFVCTECGKSCSHKSGLINHQRIHTGEKPYTCSDCGKAFRDKSCLNRHRRTHTGERPYGCSDCGKAFSHLSCLVYHKGMLHAREKRVGSVKLENPFSKTHSSSHANELLQEKNPVNMVTMQMPAVAAQTSFHISGLLADRKVAIVGQPGARCPPSADNRICTEKPYECSECGSAFRDQLRHILCHKKHTGINCGTVMVEKTLE is encoded by the exons GAATTGCTGACCCTGGAGGACGTGGCTGTGGAGTTCACCTGGGAGGAGTGGCAGCTCCTGGCCCCTGCTCAGAGGAACCTGTACCGGGATGTGATGTTGGAGAACTATAGCAACCTGGTGTCCGTGG GGTGTCAAGCCAGCAAGCCAGATGCACTCTCCAGATTGGAACAAGGAGAACCGTGGACAACAGAAGATGGCATCCACAGACGAACTTGtccag aAATCAAGAAAGATGCTGGTCATCAACTGGGGCACTTGCAAAATCGAAGATGTCTAAAGAGGATGGAACAATACCATAAACATAATGCATTTGGAAACGTTCATCGGAGTAAAAGTAATTTTCCTTTACGGCAAAAAGATATATCTGACTTACATGGGAAAACTTTGAAATCAAATTTAAGTTTAGTCAACAGGAACAGAAGCTATGAAGTAAAGAACCTTGTTGAAGttaatagaaatgcaaaatccTTCCTCCACACAAAGCATGGGCACTTTCATACTGAAATTAAATTTTCTGAATGTGTAAATTCTACAAACACAAATTTACAATTCATTAAGCATCAAAGAACTCAAAAGACAGATAAACCCCATGTATGCactgaatgtgggaaagccttcatcAAGAAGTCTCGCCTCATTGATCATCAGAGAGtccatacaggagagaaacctcaTGGATGTCCTAtatgtgggaaagccttctcCAGAAAGTCCAGGCTCACTGAGCATCAGAAGACTCATGTAGGAGAGAAGCGGTATGAATGCACTGAATGTGACAAAGCCTTCCCCAAGAAATCGCGGCTGCTTATTCATCAGAAaattcatacaggagagaaaccctatgtaTGCAACGACTGTGGAAAAGGCTTCATCAAGAAGTCTCGGCTCATTAATCATCAGAGagttcacacaggagagaagcctCATGCATGCAGTCTATGTGACAAGGCATTCTCCAGAAAGTCCAGGCTTACTGAGCATCAGAGAACTCATACAGGAGAAAAACCGTATGAATGCACTGAATGTGACAAAACATTCCGCTGGAAATCACAGCTCAATGCACATCAGAAAACTCATACGGGAGAGAAATCATATATATGCAGTGAGTGTGGAAAAGGCTTCATTCAGAAGGGCAATCTCATTGTACATCAgcgaactcacactggagagaaaccttatatatgcagtgaatgtgggaaaggtTTCATTCAGAAGGGCAATCTCCTTATACATCAacgaactcacactggagagaagccctatgtATGCACTGAATGTGGGAAAGGCTTCAGCCAGAAGACATGCCTCATCTCACATCAGAGATTCCACACAGGAAAGACTCCCTTTGTATGTACTGAATGTGGAAAATCCTGTTCACACAAGTCTGGTCTCATTAaccatcagagaattcacacaggagagaaaccctatacaTGCAGTGACTGTGGGAAGGCTTTTAGAGATAAGTCATGCCTCAATAGACATCGGAGAACTCATACAGGAGAGAGACCATATGGGTGCTCTGACTGTGGGAAAGCCTTCTCCCACTTGTCATGCCTTGTTTATCATAAGGGAATGCTTCATGCAAGAGAGAAACGTGTAGGTTCAGTCAAGTTGGAGAATCCTTTCTCAAAGACTCACAGCTCTTCACATGCAAATGAACTCTTACAGGAGAAAAACCCTGTTAATATGGTGACCATGCAAATGCCTGCTGTGGCAGCTCAGACTTCCTTCCACATCAGTGGGCTTCTAGCAGATAGGAAGGTAGCCATTGTGGGACAGCCGGGTGCCAGATGTCCACCCTCAGCAGATAATAGAATTTGCacagagaaaccttatgaatgcaGTGAATGTGGTAGTGCCTTCCGTGATCAGTTACGTCATATTTTATGTCACAAGAAACATACaggaataaactgtggtacagtCATGGTGGAGAAAACCCTTGAATAA
- the LOC100065203 gene encoding zinc finger protein 613 isoform X3, producing MLENYSNLVSVGCQASKPDALSRLEQGEPWTTEDGIHRRTCPEIKKDAGHQLGHLQNRRCLKRMEQYHKHNAFGNVHRSKSNFPLRQKDISDLHGKTLKSNLSLVNRNRSYEVKNLVEVNRNAKSFLHTKHGHFHTEIKFSECVNSTNTNLQFIKHQRTQKTDKPHVCTECGKAFIKKSRLIDHQRVHTGEKPHGCPICGKAFSRKSRLTEHQKTHVGEKRYECTECDKAFPKKSRLLIHQKIHTGEKPYVCNDCGKGFIKKSRLINHQRVHTGEKPHACSLCDKAFSRKSRLTEHQRTHTGEKPYECTECDKTFRWKSQLNAHQKTHTGEKSYICSECGKGFIQKGNLIVHQRTHTGEKPYICSECGKGFIQKGNLLIHQRTHTGEKPYVCTECGKGFSQKTCLISHQRFHTGKTPFVCTECGKSCSHKSGLINHQRIHTGEKPYTCSDCGKAFRDKSCLNRHRRTHTGERPYGCSDCGKAFSHLSCLVYHKGMLHAREKRVGSVKLENPFSKTHSSSHANELLQEKNPVNMVTMQMPAVAAQTSFHISGLLADRKVAIVGQPGARCPPSADNRICTEKPYECSECGSAFRDQLRHILCHKKHTGINCGTVMVEKTLE from the exons ATGTTGGAGAACTATAGCAACCTGGTGTCCGTGG GGTGTCAAGCCAGCAAGCCAGATGCACTCTCCAGATTGGAACAAGGAGAACCGTGGACAACAGAAGATGGCATCCACAGACGAACTTGtccag aAATCAAGAAAGATGCTGGTCATCAACTGGGGCACTTGCAAAATCGAAGATGTCTAAAGAGGATGGAACAATACCATAAACATAATGCATTTGGAAACGTTCATCGGAGTAAAAGTAATTTTCCTTTACGGCAAAAAGATATATCTGACTTACATGGGAAAACTTTGAAATCAAATTTAAGTTTAGTCAACAGGAACAGAAGCTATGAAGTAAAGAACCTTGTTGAAGttaatagaaatgcaaaatccTTCCTCCACACAAAGCATGGGCACTTTCATACTGAAATTAAATTTTCTGAATGTGTAAATTCTACAAACACAAATTTACAATTCATTAAGCATCAAAGAACTCAAAAGACAGATAAACCCCATGTATGCactgaatgtgggaaagccttcatcAAGAAGTCTCGCCTCATTGATCATCAGAGAGtccatacaggagagaaacctcaTGGATGTCCTAtatgtgggaaagccttctcCAGAAAGTCCAGGCTCACTGAGCATCAGAAGACTCATGTAGGAGAGAAGCGGTATGAATGCACTGAATGTGACAAAGCCTTCCCCAAGAAATCGCGGCTGCTTATTCATCAGAAaattcatacaggagagaaaccctatgtaTGCAACGACTGTGGAAAAGGCTTCATCAAGAAGTCTCGGCTCATTAATCATCAGAGagttcacacaggagagaagcctCATGCATGCAGTCTATGTGACAAGGCATTCTCCAGAAAGTCCAGGCTTACTGAGCATCAGAGAACTCATACAGGAGAAAAACCGTATGAATGCACTGAATGTGACAAAACATTCCGCTGGAAATCACAGCTCAATGCACATCAGAAAACTCATACGGGAGAGAAATCATATATATGCAGTGAGTGTGGAAAAGGCTTCATTCAGAAGGGCAATCTCATTGTACATCAgcgaactcacactggagagaaaccttatatatgcagtgaatgtgggaaaggtTTCATTCAGAAGGGCAATCTCCTTATACATCAacgaactcacactggagagaagccctatgtATGCACTGAATGTGGGAAAGGCTTCAGCCAGAAGACATGCCTCATCTCACATCAGAGATTCCACACAGGAAAGACTCCCTTTGTATGTACTGAATGTGGAAAATCCTGTTCACACAAGTCTGGTCTCATTAaccatcagagaattcacacaggagagaaaccctatacaTGCAGTGACTGTGGGAAGGCTTTTAGAGATAAGTCATGCCTCAATAGACATCGGAGAACTCATACAGGAGAGAGACCATATGGGTGCTCTGACTGTGGGAAAGCCTTCTCCCACTTGTCATGCCTTGTTTATCATAAGGGAATGCTTCATGCAAGAGAGAAACGTGTAGGTTCAGTCAAGTTGGAGAATCCTTTCTCAAAGACTCACAGCTCTTCACATGCAAATGAACTCTTACAGGAGAAAAACCCTGTTAATATGGTGACCATGCAAATGCCTGCTGTGGCAGCTCAGACTTCCTTCCACATCAGTGGGCTTCTAGCAGATAGGAAGGTAGCCATTGTGGGACAGCCGGGTGCCAGATGTCCACCCTCAGCAGATAATAGAATTTGCacagagaaaccttatgaatgcaGTGAATGTGGTAGTGCCTTCCGTGATCAGTTACGTCATATTTTATGTCACAAGAAACATACaggaataaactgtggtacagtCATGGTGGAGAAAACCCTTGAATAA